The sequence aaaaatattaatattaaaatgttttataaatataataaagatCTACAAAATTATTCTACGatctttcatattttaaaatcttataatTTTGTACCACAGTttcatttgtaaattttaaaatacatctttttgataaaataatttaaacattcattcaaaaattgattctgATCCAGTTGATCTATTTTCACGATCTTCATGTTGAAAAGCATATCTCACTTAGTATATAGAGtttagattaaaaatatttcagtgatactctatttttcactctataatagagtaaaaatgagtaatatatatagtgtaagttgttgtttttttgctcattctattttttactctaaaataaagtaCTATTGCAGTATATCacaattctattatagagttactctattttagagtgaaaaataagaTGAACTATTGGATATGGTCTTAGTAGTCACATgtaaaattagaatattttatgACTACCTTGATTCTTTGATTTTCATGATACTCTAATATTATTTTCCGGTCAGCAGGATCCAATGGTAAATCATCTAAATCAGTTAAATCAATTTGAGAAGAAAATAAagcttttcttttcaaattGTTCAAAAAATTTCTCCATAAGTATGTCGGCAACcaaaaagtaagaaaaatgtttaaatatatacagCAGGAAAAACAAATTAGATAATCTCACAAGACACTAAAATTCAGAAAATTACGTACGAAGAATATTGTATCAAAAGAATATTCAAAGCTTTTTATAACGTTGAGAAAGACTGTTactcttgacaaaaaaaaaaaagagagaaagactCCTACCAAAATAAGATGGAACTAGATAGGAATCACTAAAcgcattaatttataaatatatatagacttACAAGTACTAGTGGAGACAGAGAAAAAAGTCtgttactccctctgtttcatttaataagtgtttttctattatttttttgttacataaaaagtgctaatttacaattttaatgtaaataatattaattttcagttgaaaattaattgcaaactaCATTagttttacaaataattttattcaagtggtcagaaaaatgtaattaataacaacttacatatatttttgcTACTTTCTTAGTTTATGTGAATACTGTCAAAGTGACATTTATTCAGAAACatagtaaatatttaatattttgataagctgCCAAGATGACGAAATTTTGGAAATGAGAAGATCTCAATTCtttcgatgtcaaaaaaaaaagacgatcTCAATTCTATTTAAAAGCTATTTGGGCTTTAAGTTTGATGTATAGTTAGTTAAGcatgttttctatatatatatatatattttttttttgtgcaaaagAACTATTGCTTATTTATGCTGGACAATCTAgtggatttttaatattttatccaTACAAAATGATTAGACTTTAATTAATAGGGTGTCAACAATTAAAATTAAGAGGgttcagttttattttttattagtgGTTTGGTTCACGCGAGATATTTGTTAATTGTATGCCacaatgttttaaatttaagtacttactagattttgatccgcgctttcaaagcgcggatttattttctttttttcattcaattgacaaatatttagtaaatatcatattttatatatttgtgttttattttataaaagacttagactttttatctttatttatcgtgtttcattttaaatgactatttatgttaaaaaattaaactttatttttttaataaattaagttggtataattctgatgaattaattttattatgtggttaacatttttaataaaaaaattatatactttttaataaagatttatacttttcaatgaaaaaaaataattttttttattaatgcttaaattatattgagaaaaaaaaaattaagaatggctgaaaaaaaaatatttgaacttggactcaatgacccaaaggaaaaaaaaagtaagaattgGATCTAatttcttaatcggcccaaatggcccaagagagatctgatgtggacaGTGGGCTGGATCTGGAAAAAATGACCCAATAtaaatgtgttattaatattatttgattgctattaataaaacatgcaatgttagtaaagaaatTGCAGGTTAAggtaaaaaatacaatataatcatgctttaatagtatagatattgtaaattaatatttgcATGTATGATTTACCAAATtctgtttcaaatattttaattcttttgAGATTATTTCCACTGATGTCAAAGAGGGTACTGTGAGGTGCACAAGTaatttatgcttttaaaatttagttatatttatttactaatatgtaaatagttttgttttttttttcttgtttcgtAGTTTTTTGCCCAGTTTTAATTTaacatttcaattttttttattattttgtaagcaaataatattattttagtgtattctgtttagtgacaaaaaaaattttatgtttaaaaataggTTTAATTTTAATGAAACCAGAAAATACTCAACTAACAGTAAATGCATAATCAAATCGTTTAACTTAACTAATGTGTAATTAGGGATGACTTAATTTTTTGTATtctaatattttctttaatttcatttcaaaacttaataatatttttaaattttagtttttttgcatgaaaatatgttttttttactaaaggCTTATGAAAATATGATCTTACAATAATGTTTGTAATTCTTATAGGTTCACCTATTTGTTAGTGTTTTTACTTTAAGGATTAGAATTATGAAATCtagaaaatgtttatataaacattccaagacaaaatttattttattgtaacatatatttcaaaaagctaattttatataattctttcaatacttcaaaaaatacataatatgttTTCCAGATTTATTTGTATGTTAtgtttaattcattttttgaatCATCAATTTATTTTGTGGTAAATTCAGTTTAAAaccttcatatattttatttgaatatttttatttagtgtgttttaatttaaataattttaagagaaTTCCATAGTAGAATCATATTCTTTAAATGTTGATGGAAAAAGTCAGTTTTCCGAacagaattttaaaacatttgtttttaaaaaaaattctcctCGTTGAtgttttctctattttattaatttgtatcAAACAACTAATGTTCAAAAGGCTCATGTTTCTATCATTTCAATCACTTCAATCACTAtgtcaaaatatatatgaaaataggaATGATAACATTTCCGGGAAAATGAtcatttacttattttatttaatgtgtCATTTTATTCggtgatattttataaaaatcatatttatctaGCAATGtaagaattttatttcttttacgactgtttttaatttagaaattacatCTTTGGTGTACAATAACAATTATCATTATATATAAACCTAGGACCAAATCTTAGTTATCTCATAATTCTTTGTCTTCTTACTCAGTAATCAATATCATGTTTTGAAGCATTACTACATGATATTGATTACTATCTAAATTGTTTTGAAACACTATCTAATAGTTTGATGCTTGGGGGTGATGGGATCATGGGAAGGTATTATAATAGTTTGATGCTTGGGACTCTGCCAGGTTGATTTCAATGAGTTATATTTGGTGTTCGGTgcttagggcatctccaaccccaccccttattttactccaaaattgaGAAAATAGATTGGGAAAtggagtaatgaacaaaaaataaatggattactccatttatagagtaatgcttttattttttgttcatcactccatttcTCACTCCATTTTTTTCCATTTTGGATTAAAAtatggagtggggttggagatgctcttatcaTGATCATTTCACATAATCAAACGTGTCATATTAAGCGCTGGTTTGTTTTAGCTCCAAATTTGTCAAAATTAAGAAGTTGTGACTATATCAATTTGACCAATCAGATGTATATTGATCGTAAAGATAGCACTCGAAGTTGGTAAGGTGTAATTTTTAATCCTAAATTGTGTTAATAAGGATTTAGAACTTAGGGGACTCTATATATCAAAGATTGgaataatgttttataaattgttagCGTTATAATTTACTGTATTATGTACGACAACCATAAACTTTAAGAGTAATCCGTTTGTTTCCTTTCGCGTTGACGTCTACAGTTTTGCCCGAGGGAATGGTTAAATAAACAAATGTAAGTCTGCCGTTTAAAAACTGTAGAACAGATGCATGTTTGGTGGTTTGAAGTTTCTATAATAACACGTCCTACGACAGTCAGAGGTTTGAAGCTAGAACTAACATTTATTTGTAAAAACGTTCCTTAAGTCCAAAATTAAGGAAAAATTAAGTAACAAACCATAACAAACGATTACTAATAAGAAAAGGTGGTCTCTTACAACATTTtcgaattaaaataaatatattatatgtttgaaTGGCATAAGCTACATGGGAACAACATctaaagactttttttttgctaaaatttggtgCATTATATTTAAAAGTGGCAAGAGTTATTTTACAAAGAACTCTAGTAAGAGCCAAAACATTCTCAAACATTAATCCCATGTTAGAAATCTGATAGCTAAAAGTGCCGTAACTTGAAGATAGCCTTGAAAGGCTTAATGAGATTGTCTTGGAAGGCAACGAAGAGAAGCccaaccactacaagaaaatacaaTATTAACAACGGCCAAATTCGTAGTAACTTCCTCGTAAAAGAAGTTTTACGAaaaattagcgaggaaacacatttcgtcgttattttttcgtcgtaacgcatatttcctcgccaattcgtcgtaaaaacgaaGAACagtattcgtcgtaaaaaccacatAAACTTTCCACGTAAGGAGGACGctacatttcctcgtaaatacctcgcaAGCATTTCTTCGTAAATTACACGTAAATCTTTCCATGTCAAATACTCGTTAAACTTTCCTCGCAGTGTTGACGTAAACATTTTGCTCGTTACTTCCTCGTAACTTTTCGACGTAAAGTAGTCGTAATTTAACTACGAATTTATTTCGATTTTGATATTTTCagaactaaaaaaatataataaaaattatttaatttttttaataaaaatctaatttaaaaataaaaataaaaacaaaaatattttatccataaataagttttgaatataatacattcaacaaaaagtaaaaaaaaaagaactaagagtcGTTCATTGCCCGGTATAATTCTCACTCCTTCTCTCTACATCCGCGTCGGTATGTGTGTCGGATgatgactcgcctggaatgggattttttcgtcgcatgttcctcaacaaggATTCCagttccggatttgtggccgctataacgtccaagaagccctcgactccacccacaCGAGCAGTGAACGCAGTTCGCGTCGAgtccaactcgttacgcagctgagtgacttcatctTCCCGTCTCTaaacataagacgatgtcgctctcggaacatcgttgacggaatcAATCCTCAACGTACGTCGACCCTTtttcttagggacaaccttaaaaacaaaaaaaaaattattactaagaagttaaagttaaattaaatgaataataaaaaatttaaaatttcaaaaaggtTGCCTCCTCGTAAATTTTATCCACTTCAAGTATgaataaggtgacgggtaatccgtcagTGGACTGGTCCAACCagattttaaatctaaattctAGCATGTGGGAGAAAGGCAGATCAAGTAGATCAAAAGTTGGACTAGTCCAACcagatttttaatttaaattttatattaaattaagtaattatatatataagtatagcTACAAATTATTGTGATGCAATGTTATCATTGTTAGAATCTAAAatgatatcaaaataaaataaaatgatataaaatatgacaaaatcaatttatttaaatggttattagaaaacatatgaaatttttatgatttttataaaattacaattttgaACTTAATTAAAAACCAGCTTTTAATATCGAACCATATCATGATTTTAGCATGTCTGACCAGTTTTTGATTGGATTTACCGGTATAACTCAAATCCGGTTCTTAACACAACCAGAAACAAGTCAAAAAAATGAGTCACAATCTGACCAGTTTGATCTACCGTTCCACCGCTCTGGTCtgattttcaaaacattatttACAGTTTATAATGATAAaagcaatttaaaaatatattatatatttaaataataaaaataacaataatatacataatatacaaatacaatacgtaaataacaataaatatttcaCTAAAGTTatgttactaaatttttaaaattaaaaaatgaaaatattagtaattaaCCAAATATTTCGATTTTCCATTAACAAAAAATCTCATTGTCTACTTATCTCTTTTTATATGATATgtgaatttttaattatgtaaatgtataattttgtaGTTTAAATATGGttagtattaaatataaaagattatggaaaattattaaatatattaataattggtaataaaatcatttattggTCAAAAAAAAAGTGGGAGAACATCACCAAATAGTGGTGGATAGAACTGTATGTAggggatttgttttttttcaaaaaatgaccaaaaattcTGAACTGCTTGCAGTTTTCCtaccaaataaatttttaaaacaaaaaatggtGAATTGATGATTCAAGTGCAATTCTCCTGCAACAGCATTTCTCATACCTCTCATTCATAACCATAATCTAATGGATCTCTTACAAgaattaaaaatactatttaattatgaattgtaatgaattttttatatattatttttccacTAAAATTTGGACACGTGGACTGTGTTTTCTTTAAACTCCTAGAAACGATTCTTTACAAGGAAGCGTCTCTTGCTTCTCTCTATCATAATtaccttttctctctctttattttttgtttttatgtcaaTATTTTATTCAACTTAAGAGGCTTGTTAACATACTCTCACTGCGGATGCTTTTGGTATTGATAAACTCCCACCACGGCTCttaagattaagaaaattaaaaataaccagaaagaaaaaagaaaaaagaacaatTTCTCGTGGGAGAACACAAAAAAGAGCAGCTCTTTCACATGCCGTAATATCAATGGTTTTTACTAATATTACGATACACATGTCATGCTATTAAtaatctctatttttttttaacactggttATATTTTCTGAGATCATCAATTGGTGTTCTCACCGTTAATGACGTTctaatggtttaactttttggaaataaataaaaacaatgagAGACATAACTTATTTCTTCCACTAATGAAGTTCTTACCGTCAAATCTCTAGCCTAGCGACTGGGAACTCGGGAAGTGCCCAGACTATTTCTTCCAAGAAAATCACGCAGAAGAAGGCCTATGTTTGCCAAGTAGAGCCCATCCCATGACTTCGCCAAAAACGTTTTAGGCTACTGGCAGTTTGAATACATGGAACATGTGAGTTTCTACCTGATGAACTAGAATGGAAACAGTCTACGTACTTGAGTCGGATAAATATCATCCTATATAAGGCTAAGCAAGTGACCTCGGAATTGGGGTGGCTGGCATTGCGAGAACATGAGGAGCCATATTGAGATCAGCTTTGGAAGTATCATCAGAGTTAGATGAGACGGTTTTCAATAATACAGATACCCCATATAATTGCAGCAGTCACGCAACAATAAACTTATACCAATTATATGCTTGAACCGACCATATGATATATCAACTAGAATTTGATTTGGGTATACTACCTATCTCCCAACCCAAGCAAGGCATAAACAAAAGTTTAGGGAAGCAAAGGACCAAACCACCTGGTAAGGACAAAAGGGTCACCAGGTCTATGTTTCGTTTCTCTTGTATACTATTGAGAAATGGTTGCCATGTTCAAGAGTGATTGCAGGGAACCTCTTACACGCAGATTCAAGCCCTTgcttaaaacaaatacatcatcAGCATTACTATACTCTACCAAAGCTTCAACCTAAGAAATTGAACACACAAACAACAGGTGCCATGACACATGGTTGCAGCAAGGATAGTCACTGCCGCCACAAGATTTCTTGCATGAATAAACCTGAGGTTATGAAGATAACAACCCTTAAAAGTCTCTTAAATAGgttatgaatataatattttaataacatacataaaattatgaaattcatACAATATACTCTTTCAGTTTCACTAGgttatatgtttaaaaaaattatttcataaaaatagattttttgtattttctataaaaaaaatgtaatttttaaaaaaattaattgactttaatGAATtactattgattaaaaattattaaaattaaaaattacaaaaaaaatatttattataataatttaatgtgttttcttaatatgtgtaaaaacactaaaaattctataaatggaAGGAGTATAAAAAAAGAAGCATAACATAGTTCTAAAAGGATGAGATATTATGAATTCAAGTTCCAAGAGAAACCATTACACACAACATGACACCAGAGCAATATCAATGAAtaagagagcgagagagagaacGGTCAAGTGAAAACTCATACAATACGcacaacaatcaatggtttgcTGCTAAACAACttgaaaatcattttttatttgtttgttgacTAAGAGACTGCAGAGGAGACGCCGATACATCTGGAAGCACAGATACTATCACTCCTCACTAGACAAGCAGACCGTTTTACCGgagttgctgctgctgctttgTCTACTTGTGTTGTCTTCTGTGATGATAACCCAGTATCCTTGTTTGGAGTCTGTGGAGGTGTAAACACCACTGAGGACGAAGACGGTTGGGCGTGAACCGAATCAGCACCTTCGTCCTCTGATGAACACACCCGTTCTCTGCAACACCAACACCGAACCTGGTTATAGTCTGATCCGCTAAAACTCATGTCTGGTTCTGTCTCAAGAAGTagtaactaactaactaacctGGGGAGTGAAGTGTACTTTCTCTGGACTGGTGGGGAGTTACGttcctcttcatcttccttGTGATCTTCGAGCCTGGCAAACTCTTGTTTGAACTGATCAACTCCGCTTGGGTATAGAAAATGAGAGTTGGTGTTCTCTTCTCCTTGCAGATACTCTTGCAGCATCTGTGGATGGTactctaaaatctatttttatatccaaaaatagaaacaaatcaGTTCAAGACATTCCCTAGAAACTCAAACCACATTTCTTAGAGAGACTTTTACTTACCTCTCTATACATGAGCTCCCTCACATCATCCCTAGTCAACTTCCTCCtttcaaactcaaactcaagcTTCGAGATAGGTTGCCTCGAAGGTTCGTAGTCTACATTTGCCAATCCTTGAAAATATGGATCAGCTAATGCCTAAAGAAGGAAGCAAAACAAAAGCATCAAGAATCATGAACATGAAGCTGAGTTTCAGTTTTGTTACTCTAACCTCCTCAGCAGAGGGACGGTCCTTTGGATCAAAAGCAACTAAACGCTGAAGCAACTTCAGCGCCACAGGATCGATATTTGGGAACTTATGGGTGAAAGGAACAGGATCCTTTCTCCTCATGTTACTCAAATACTTTCTAGCCTTCTCATTCCGAATCTACATTTTCCATCATAAACAGAGAGCCTCATGACACACAAAACTTTAAGAAACTTGCATCTCAATAAAAAGATAGCAAGTTTATTCTGGTGAGAGAAGCCTCTGTATTGCGATTTAGCTTCCAGGAAATATAAAGACAAAACAAACCCTGGAGAGAGTCACTGGCGAGGGAGTTCCAAGCAGATCCGTGACGAGTTCTAGCTGATGCACAACGTTTTTGCCAGGGAACAAGGGCTTTCCGGTTAGCATCTCTGCAAATATGCAGCCAACGCTCCACATGTCAATCGCTGGTGTGTACTGCACAAACATAACAACTCCGTAAGCTCACACATCTTAACGCCTGAGGCCTAAGATAGAAAGGAAACTAGAATTTACGTTGGAGTAGAAGGAACCACATAGCTCTGGAGCACGGTACCATCTTGTAGCAACGTAGTCCTTGCAAAAGAACATTACACGAATTGGTTACTTAGCAGAAGTACAAGCAGTGACTAAGCATTTTGTAGAGGATTAGCTGCATTATTCGTAGCTACTTAttaatttactttatatattttacatttatataagatattttagtttttgaatctaactataaaattattttgataaattataaaaattaaatatacaaagcaaaagaaattatacaaatttaaactaatttagaacggtttaaattgatttagaatGGCTTAAACCAATTTAAGTCGCATAAacccaattttaaaaaaaattgtttcggATATGACCAATTTGCAGCCTAAACCGATTTTAAGAACCACAACTTAATCCATTTGAAATCAAGACATACCTCTTTGTTACAGAACAATCACAACTCTCTGCATACTACAGTAACTTGGTGAATCGAGAACTATAAGAGAGATGGATATAGATAACATACAGTCCAGAAAACGGCAGAAGGAGAATCAGTGAAGGAGACACGAGCGAGTCCTAAATCACAAATCTTGATTTTGCAATCAGCATTAGCGAGGATGTTCTTAGGCTTCAGATCTCTATGGAAAACATGAGCtacacacacaaacaaacaagGAGCCAAGAGATGATAAGAACACCGTGATGGACACAAATCACAAGAGCTATAAAGGGGACCAAGAAACCTTACCTGAGTGCATGAATTTTAAGCCACGAAGAAGTTGGTACAAGAAGAATTGATGATGCTGAGGAGTGAGGTCATCATTTACCTTTAAGACATGGTGAAGATCTGACTCCATCAACTCAAACACTACATATATATCTTTGAACTCCTTCCGACAAGGAGGCAGCATTATATGTTTGATCTCCACGATGTCCGGATGTTTCAGAAGCCTCAGAAGCTTGATCTCCCTGAGTATCCGAATCGCATCCGAGACGTGTTCAAAGACATTAGTCATCTTCTTGATGGCTACTTTGCCACCAGTGTGGGGACATTCAGCAGATGCAACAACTCCGTAGCTTCCTTTTCCGACAACTTCTTGGATCTGATATTGGCTTGCTTCACCATACTCGGTGAAAAACTCTTTCTCCAACATGATGTTGATGATTTCTTCTCACTGTTTTGAACAAGATTTAATCATTAAGACAAAGAACCAAAACACAGAAGGTTGGTGTCGGCTAAATGTATAGATCTTTGTTCACCAAATGTGTCTGATCCAATTTACATACTCAGAAACATCCGATCTATTGCTCTATCGACAAGgaagaaccctaaattaaaaattaaaagaggaaaaataaagaaaaaagcaaaaaagACATACCTTTTGATTAATCGATGGAACAAGGAGAAGCTGCAACGAAGGTTGATGAATGTCTGAGATTCAGAGAAGGGGCACACgcgattatatatataaataaattatatgaatcGAACAGCTCAATGTTGGTTTCGtaattactttatttttaacACACATTTTAAATACCGACAATTTAATAcctttttaaactattttgttATGAACgcgtttttattattaaaaaaagttataaaaagacaaaacaaaatccTGAAAgtgattttttcttttgctgCCTGACAGAGAATATATGGAGGATTACAGAAAAGAAAACTCATAAACAAGCTGAAGTCACTGTACAAAAggtaaaaacaattaaataaaaataggaggaaaaagtttataaaaatgtGAGCCCATACCTTATCTTATCTTTGATTCCCAAATTTCACGGAATAATTCAATAGTAAtgagtgttacaaaaaaaaaaaaaaaaaaaaaattcaatagtAATGGAAGAAACATATGAGAGAGAGGAGATAAGATGCTGAGTCATGGAAGACACGGCTCGTCGCCGAtctgtctttctttttttttttcattatttaatttCATCTGACCCGCAACGACGACGTTTATAGCGATTAAAAAAAGTCGTGAGGAAGTCTCTCCCTTGTACAGCGGTTCCCAGTTTTCCCACCATCGTTGACCATCCTTGAACTGGTGTCGTTTCAAGACGGTGCTTGACAAGTTGACATGGAACAAAGCGAGGTCGTTTTTGTATTGCTTACCTTTGTCTCTTGATTACCCTAATGGGCCAGTAATCCATAATTGGGGTTTTTATTATAGTCAACTTTATAGACTTggatagtttatttatttattattagcctaactcttaaaaataatgaaatagaATTCTTGTAGTTCAAATAACGACTGGAAGTTGATAGGGAAAAATTCAATGAcatgattaattattttctaaccTATTTAAAATAAAGTTGACTAAAAGGCAAAAATGTGCATATTTAAAAGATGACCtatataaacaatatttttcgAGCCACATAAAAGTTATAGAATAATGCTCGTTGTTACCctgttattttcttattatttaggAGATTAACTATATTGTACAAAAAGTCAATTCATAGTTATTTTCGCAAGTGGCAAGCTTTCTTAATCAAATAATCAATGAATGAAAGCCTATCTGccctttcttacgccatacaataTAATTACAAAAGCAAGTTACATAAACCAAGTTGACCTCACTTGACAATGACGATTTATGAAAGAGCAGCTGTCTTAAAGACTTcctaatctatactatactaaaagccaAATATATTCACCATTTAGCATGTCCACGTAGGACTAAAAATTAAGGCCAATCAGATTGTTTCATCTCTCCACATCACCACCGCACGTTTGGATCATAGAAGATAATTTTCGTTTAGTTTTTGGGCTTTTGTTTTAATCTGACCAAGCCCAGTTGAGACTAGGGATTTATTCTATTTTGCAttattgaaagttttttttttctttgttgaatGTGGGAAATCAAACGCCATAGTTCTTCACAACTCACCGATTCCGGCTGATGTC is a genomic window of Brassica napus cultivar Da-Ae chromosome A2, Da-Ae, whole genome shotgun sequence containing:
- the LOC106388805 gene encoding mitogen-activated protein kinase 17, whose amino-acid sequence is MLEKEFFTEYGEASQYQIQEVVGKGSYGVVASAECPHTGGKVAIKKMTNVFEHVSDAIRILREIKLLRLLKHPDIVEIKHIMLPPCRKEFKDIYVVFELMESDLHHVLKVNDDLTPQHHQFFLYQLLRGLKFMHSAHVFHRDLKPKNILANADCKIKICDLGLARVSFTDSPSAVFWTDYVATRWYRAPELCGSFYSNYTPAIDMWSVGCIFAEMLTGKPLFPGKNVVHQLELVTDLLGTPSPVTLSRIRNEKARKYLSNMRRKDPVPFTHKFPNIDPVALKLLQRLVAFDPKDRPSAEEALADPYFQGLANVDYEPSRQPISKLEFEFERRKLTRDDVRELMYREILEYHPQMLQEYLQGEENTNSHFLYPSGVDQFKQEFARLEDHKEDEEERNSPPVQRKYTSLPRERVCSSEDEGADSVHAQPSSSSVVFTPPQTPNKDTGLSSQKTTQVDKAAAATPVKRSACLVRSDSICASRCIGVSSAVS